A region of Dioscorea cayenensis subsp. rotundata cultivar TDr96_F1 chromosome 5, TDr96_F1_v2_PseudoChromosome.rev07_lg8_w22 25.fasta, whole genome shotgun sequence DNA encodes the following proteins:
- the LOC120260213 gene encoding nuclear transcription factor Y subunit B-3-like codes for MKARNTHQLSSSQSPLFDAEPSLKDADRLLPIANVSRLMKRSLPTNAKISKEAKEAVQECVSEFISFITGEASDKCRREKRKTVNGEDLLWAMTTLGFENYVYPLELYLNKYKDCVHEGEVVEEKKKSFIGKQGEASASSERSFLCFNAGVDAPAPVKFMEFGVERTVEGGHAANGSGSGGGDAWSLPSHSHGV; via the coding sequence ATGAAAGCAAGAAACACACACCAGCTCAGCTCTTCACAAAGCCCTCTTTTCGATGCTGAGCCTTCGTTGAAGGACGCCGACCGGCTCCTCCCTATCGCCAACGTGAGCCGTCTTATGAAGAGGTCTCTTCCGACCAATGCCAAGATCTCCAAGGAAGCCAAGGAGGCAGTGCAAGAGTGTGTGTCAGAGTTCATCAGCTTCATCACCGGTGAGGCCTCTGACAAATGCaggagagaaaagagaaagactGTTAATGGTGAGGACCTTCTTTGGGCCATGACCACCCTTGGCTTTGAGAACTATGTTTATCCTCTTGAGCTTTATCTTAACAAGTATAAAGACTGTGTTCATGAGGGAGAAGTAGTggaggagaaaaagaagagcTTTATTGGTAAGCAGGGAGAGGCTTCAGCCTCTTCAGAACGGagtttcttatgttttaatgCTGGAGTCGATGCGCCGGCTCCGGTCAAGTTCATGGAGTTTGGAGTTGAGAGAACAGTGGAAGGTGGACATGCTGCTAATGGTAgtggtagtggtggtggtgacgcTTGGTCTTTGCCTAGTCATTCTCATGGAGTTTAG
- the LOC120260793 gene encoding putative MYST-like histone acetyltransferase 1: MAKKTPLRPAAGGDLKACGGQRRSERNRKEVGVKLPLELGSKAMCQWCDKKLHPVEIIASRKLSDEYEYYVHYTEFDKRLDEWVKLERLNFDFEKIDSDQKVKETKSLKMMTRLQRKKINMTHEEKDHEDFEPGSLQEHEKVKNIAKIELGRFEMETWYFSPFPPEYNECEKLYFCEFCLNYMKKKEQLLRHMKKCQLKHPPGNEIYRSGPLSMFEVDGMKNKVYSQNLCSISKLFIEHKAANIEVGGFLFYILCECDDRGCHIVAYFSKEKHSMDSCNLSCILTFPPYQKKGYGKFLIAFSYELSKIEGKAGTPERPLSDLGSVSYKRYWTRVILDILKQNNDMTIVEVSNMTAIKPYDIFNTLRELELVKYKNGQYIISKNRKVIDLHLQAAGSAGLPVDVSKLIWTPYRA, encoded by the exons ATGGCAAAGAAGACGCCTCTCCGGCCGGCGGCCGGTGGCGATCTCAAGGCCTGCGGCGGGCAGAGAAGGTCGGAGAGGAATAGGAAGGAGGTGGGGGTGAAGCTGCCGTTGGAGTTGGGTTCCAAGGCGATGTGCCAGTGGTGCGACAAGAAGCTCCATCCGGTAGAGATCATTGCTAGCCGGAAGCTCTCCGACGAATACGAGTACTACGTCCACTACACCGAGT TTGATAAGAGGCTTGATGAATGGGTTAAACTTGAGCGGCTTAATTTTGACTTTGAGAAGATTGACAGTGATCAGAAAGTGAAGGAG accaAAAGCTTAAAAATGATGACACGTCTCCAGAGAAAGAAGATTAATATGACACATGAGGAG AAAGACCATGAGGACTTTGAACCTGGCAGCTTGCAGGAACacgaaaaagttaaaaacattgCCAAAATAGAGCTCGGAAGATTTGAGATGGAAACATGGTATTTCTCCCCTTTTCCTCCGGAATACAATGAATGTGAGAAGCTGTACTTCTGCGAGTTTTGCCTTAATtatatgaagaagaaagaaCAACTTCTAAGGCATATG AAGAAATGTCAGCTGAAGCATCCCCCAGGAAATGAGATCTACCGAAGTGGCCCCCTTTCTATGTTTGAG GTTGATGGCATGAAGAACAAGGTGTATTCACAGAATCTTTGCtctatttcaaaattattcattgAACACAAAGCAGCAAATATTGAGGTCGGTGGGTTTTTGTTCTACATTCTCTGTGAATGTGATGATCGGGGTTGCCACATTGTTGCGTATTTCTCTAAG GAAAAGCATTCCATGGACTCTTGCAACTTGTCCTGCATTCTGACCTTTCCTCCTTACCAGAAAAAAGGATACGGAAAATTTCTGATTGCATTTT CATACGAACTCTCAAAGATCGAGGGCAAAGCAGGGACCCCGGAGCGGCCACTTTCTGATCTAGGATCAGTGAGTTATAAGAGATACTGGACCAGGGTTATTCTAgacattttgaagcaaaacaacGACATGACGATAGTT GAGGTCAGCAATATGACTGCAATCAAGCCTTATGACATCTTCAACACTCTACGGGAACTTGAGTTGGTGAAGTACAAGAATGGCCAATACATCATCTCTAAGAACAGAAAAGTAATAGATCTTCACCTTCAGGCTGCGGGCAGTGCTGGGTTGCCTGTTGACGTCTCCAAATTGATTTGGACTCCATATAGAGCATAA